One Succinispira mobilis DSM 6222 genomic window carries:
- a CDS encoding 3'-5' exoribonuclease YhaM family protein translates to MLKDFQAGDKIRHIVLIKVQKVGSTSTGGVFARGVVQDNSASINFICFDAGMVERMRKLEGFVAMQVIGQIDINKFAQDSSLQLVINKLEEVLPEDNVNHLLPLAPVDMVAYQEKLKTYLDNLNSNFLKKLLAMIFADVYQQYIKNPAGSKLHHAYIGGLLEHCIDVTDLAVAMAKVNKNVNLDLVICGALLHDLGKIMEISADYGFPYTTKGRLLGHISMTAMLINSYAEKINSAELVEQELEELLHIVLSHHGEQEKGSPIACATKESFIVHYADELNAVLNQFENLEDKNEWVFNKMINRYLYVKGC, encoded by the coding sequence ATGTTAAAAGATTTTCAGGCTGGAGATAAAATTCGGCATATAGTACTAATAAAAGTTCAAAAAGTTGGCAGTACATCAACTGGGGGTGTTTTTGCCCGCGGGGTGGTTCAGGATAATAGCGCTAGCATAAATTTTATTTGTTTTGATGCTGGCATGGTAGAACGTATGCGCAAATTAGAAGGCTTTGTAGCTATGCAGGTTATCGGTCAAATTGATATCAATAAATTTGCTCAAGATAGTTCATTGCAATTGGTAATTAATAAACTAGAAGAAGTGCTGCCTGAGGATAATGTCAATCATTTATTACCGCTGGCTCCAGTTGACATGGTAGCTTACCAAGAAAAATTAAAAACTTATCTAGATAATTTAAACAGTAATTTTTTAAAAAAATTATTGGCAATGATTTTTGCCGATGTTTATCAACAGTATATTAAAAACCCTGCTGGGAGTAAATTACATCATGCTTATATTGGTGGGTTGCTTGAGCATTGTATTGATGTTACTGATTTAGCAGTGGCTATGGCGAAAGTAAATAAGAATGTTAATTTAGATTTAGTTATTTGCGGTGCGCTTTTACATGATTTAGGAAAAATAATGGAAATATCTGCTGATTATGGCTTCCCATATACTACTAAAGGCAGATTGTTGGGTCACATTTCTATGACAGCGATGTTAATAAATTCTTATGCAGAAAAAATAAACAGTGCTGAACTTGTGGAGCAGGAATTAGAAGAATTGTTGCACATTGTTTTATCGCATCATGGGGAACAGGAAAAAGGCTCGCCAATTGCTTGTGCAACAAAAGAGAGCTTTATTGTTCATTATGCGGATGAATTAAATGCGGTGTTAAATCAGTTTGAGAATCTGGAAGATAAAAACGAATGGGTTTTCAACAAGATGATTAATCGCTATCTATATGTAAAAGGTTGCTAA
- a CDS encoding Nif3-like dinuclear metal center hexameric protein, translated as MMKVKDIYQVLDKIAPFDTAYDYDNVGLLVGDEKQTVQGILLALDLTEAVVAQAIATKSNLIITHHPLIFKPLKKIVQQDFAGKLINSLIKQEISYIAMHTNLDRASNGVNDVLAEVIGLENVHTITEEERGSLVKLAVYIPRTHTEKLLALLEEQAISFSGKYAACSFTSSGLGRFKPLQTANPYLGVLNIMQEVIEDKVEFLVPKQKIAELLMAIKAIHPYEEIAYDSYEMLTKERQLGILRTGTLNKVLSVEQLANMLKNKLQLTGVRASNLEKQVSCVAICGGSGADYIKTAIKAGADVLVTGDLKYHEAQEAQNMDLAVIALGHQESEQPVLKALASRLQQVLLETAITVAVAKETRIIEHL; from the coding sequence ATGATGAAAGTTAAGGATATATATCAAGTTTTAGATAAAATAGCTCCGTTTGATACCGCCTATGATTATGATAATGTAGGGTTACTAGTAGGTGATGAAAAGCAGACTGTGCAAGGGATTTTATTGGCCTTAGATTTAACGGAAGCAGTAGTCGCTCAGGCTATAGCAACTAAGAGTAACTTGATAATTACACATCATCCATTGATTTTCAAACCCTTAAAAAAAATTGTTCAACAAGATTTTGCTGGAAAATTAATCAACAGCTTGATTAAACAAGAAATATCTTATATTGCGATGCATACGAATTTAGATAGAGCTAGTAATGGAGTTAATGATGTTTTGGCAGAAGTGATTGGCCTAGAAAACGTACATACGATAACAGAAGAAGAGCGCGGCTCTTTGGTAAAGCTCGCTGTTTATATTCCGCGAACACATACAGAAAAATTGTTGGCACTATTGGAAGAACAGGCCATAAGTTTTTCGGGAAAATATGCAGCTTGTTCCTTTACTAGTAGTGGGTTAGGCCGCTTTAAACCTTTACAGACAGCTAACCCATATTTAGGAGTTCTAAATATTATGCAAGAAGTTATTGAGGATAAGGTGGAATTTTTAGTGCCGAAGCAAAAAATAGCTGAGTTGCTAATGGCGATAAAGGCAATTCATCCTTACGAAGAAATTGCTTATGACAGTTATGAAATGCTTACGAAAGAGCGGCAATTAGGCATTTTACGTACGGGTACTTTAAATAAAGTTTTAAGTGTAGAACAATTGGCAAATATGCTTAAAAATAAATTGCAGTTGACTGGTGTAAGAGCGAGTAACCTAGAAAAACAAGTTAGTTGTGTGGCTATTTGTGGAGGTAGTGGTGCTGATTATATAAAAACGGCTATTAAAGCTGGGGCTGATGTTTTAGTAACTGGGGACTTAAAATATCATGAAGCTCAAGAGGCACAAAATATGGATTTAGCAGTTATAGCTTTGGGGCATCAAGAAAGTGAACAACCTGTTTTAAAGGCGTTGGCGAGTAGATTGCAACAAGTCTTGTTAGAGACGGCAATAACAGTAGCTGTGGCCAAAGAAACACGGATAATAGAACATCTGTAA
- a CDS encoding tRNA (adenine(22)-N(1))-methyltransferase, with the protein MLNKRLACIAACVPKNSRVVDVGCDHAYLAIELIDRGIACTVVASDIVAGPIAAARKNIQNRALQDKIKLVQANGLQGVQKDEVDCVIIAGMGAGVIIDILEAGQDVIEECNILVLQPMVGIELLRKWLASHSWQIEQEYLIEENGIIYEILVGKPASKAVELSLAECYLGKLEKQELFPRYLEQLIKKQEKILAALDKAKCTEQIVQKRKKTARILQILREAYDES; encoded by the coding sequence ATGCTGAATAAAAGATTAGCATGTATTGCAGCTTGTGTGCCGAAAAACTCTCGTGTGGTGGATGTGGGATGTGATCATGCCTATTTGGCAATAGAGTTAATTGATAGAGGGATTGCCTGCACAGTTGTGGCCAGTGACATTGTTGCTGGGCCAATAGCTGCGGCTCGAAAGAATATTCAAAATAGAGCTTTGCAAGATAAGATAAAGCTAGTACAAGCTAATGGTTTACAGGGTGTGCAAAAGGATGAAGTGGATTGTGTTATTATAGCTGGTATGGGGGCCGGTGTTATTATTGATATTCTAGAAGCGGGACAAGACGTAATAGAAGAATGTAATATCCTGGTGTTGCAACCGATGGTTGGGATAGAATTACTTAGAAAGTGGTTAGCAAGCCATTCTTGGCAAATTGAACAAGAATATTTAATAGAAGAAAATGGAATTATTTATGAAATTTTAGTTGGTAAACCTGCTTCAAAGGCAGTTGAACTTAGTTTAGCAGAATGTTATTTGGGTAAATTGGAAAAACAAGAACTTTTCCCACGCTATCTTGAACAGTTGATAAAAAAACAAGAAAAAATATTAGCGGCACTGGATAAAGCTAAGTGTACGGAACAAATCGTTCAAAAGAGGAAAAAAACAGCAAGGATCTTACAAATTCTGCGGGAGGCGTATGATGAAAGTTAA
- the rpoD gene encoding RNA polymerase sigma factor RpoD has product MSDKKASAEQSNHVNELINKAKKNGGVLTYKEVMDSMQAEDLGVEEMEEMYDLFNTKGIELIEDNDDSRNKAENVVQDALDDIDLDMSIPEGVNIDDPVRMYLKEIGRVPLLTGEDEIRLARRMERGTKASLALKKDLKNTAEETNLEPAIDLQETLEKLLSLIEYEVGIAESREVDLLAKKLMMNYTENGQVSHSEIQGFCLELTKDELQQVLRQLRANNVLIVEDKPLMQATIDEAANPECHLPEIRTLLIALDGYFGDVNGSYEFIQFEQCKNEYKRILNLLIKQGEKAKKYLSEANLRLVVSIAKKYVGRGMLFLDLIQEGNLGLIKAVEKFDYSRGYKFSTYATWWIRQAITRAIADQARTIRIPVHMVETINKLIRVSRMLLQELGREPLPEEIGKEMDISVERVREIMKIAQEPVSLETPIGEEEDSHLGDFIEDHDAPAPADAATSILLREQIESVLEALTPREKKVLQLRYGLEDNRARTLEEVGQFFGVTRERIRQIEAKAIKKLRNPSRSKKLKDFLD; this is encoded by the coding sequence ATGTCGGACAAAAAGGCGTCAGCAGAACAATCGAATCATGTTAATGAATTGATAAATAAAGCCAAAAAAAACGGTGGGGTATTAACATATAAAGAAGTAATGGATAGTATGCAGGCTGAAGACCTTGGTGTGGAAGAAATGGAAGAAATGTACGACTTGTTTAATACTAAGGGAATTGAACTTATTGAAGATAACGATGACTCAAGAAATAAAGCTGAAAATGTCGTACAAGATGCTTTAGACGATATAGACCTCGATATGTCTATTCCAGAAGGGGTAAATATAGATGACCCTGTACGCATGTATTTGAAAGAAATTGGTCGAGTACCGTTGCTTACTGGTGAAGACGAAATTAGACTGGCTCGCAGAATGGAAAGAGGTACAAAAGCTAGTCTGGCGTTAAAAAAAGATTTGAAAAACACTGCTGAAGAAACAAACTTAGAACCAGCTATAGACCTGCAAGAAACTTTAGAAAAACTATTGTCGCTGATTGAATACGAAGTAGGTATAGCTGAATCACGAGAAGTGGATCTTTTAGCTAAAAAATTGATGATGAATTATACTGAAAATGGCCAAGTGTCGCATTCGGAAATTCAAGGATTTTGCTTGGAGCTAACCAAAGATGAATTGCAACAAGTACTTAGACAGCTGCGAGCTAACAATGTTTTAATTGTAGAAGATAAACCTTTAATGCAGGCGACAATTGACGAAGCTGCCAATCCAGAGTGCCATTTGCCAGAGATTCGCACTTTATTAATAGCACTTGATGGCTATTTTGGAGATGTAAATGGTAGTTATGAATTTATTCAATTTGAACAATGCAAAAATGAATATAAAAGAATCTTGAATTTATTAATTAAACAAGGTGAAAAAGCTAAAAAATATTTATCAGAGGCAAACTTGCGCTTAGTAGTAAGTATTGCTAAAAAATATGTTGGGCGAGGCATGTTGTTTTTAGATTTAATTCAAGAAGGTAACTTGGGTCTAATTAAAGCAGTAGAGAAGTTTGACTATAGCAGGGGATATAAGTTTAGTACTTATGCGACTTGGTGGATTAGACAAGCAATAACTAGAGCAATAGCAGATCAAGCTCGTACTATTAGAATTCCCGTACATATGGTCGAAACGATTAATAAACTAATAAGAGTTTCAAGAATGTTATTGCAAGAATTAGGCAGAGAACCTTTACCAGAAGAAATTGGTAAGGAAATGGATATCTCGGTTGAGCGGGTGCGTGAGATAATGAAAATTGCTCAAGAGCCTGTATCTTTAGAAACACCAATTGGTGAAGAGGAAGATTCGCATTTGGGGGACTTTATAGAAGATCATGATGCACCAGCTCCAGCGGATGCAGCTACATCTATTTTGCTTAGAGAGCAAATAGAAAGTGTTTTAGAAGCGCTGACGCCTAGAGAAAAGAAAGTTTTGCAGTTACGTTATGGTTTAGAGGATAATCGAGCAAGAACATTGGAAGAAGTTGGTCAATTCTTCGGTGTTACTAGAGAAAGAATTCGACAAATAGAAGCAAAAGCTATTAAAAAGCTTCGTAATCCTAGCAGAAGTAAGAAACTAAAAGATTTCTTGGACTAA
- the dnaG gene encoding DNA primase, which produces MQENKFNEVVLAVKRQISIVNVIGGYIALKKKGNKFWGCCPFHNEKTASFTVSEEKGFFYCFGCHAGGDAISFLMRIRQLTFAEVIKDLAEQFNIPLPQEISGVQQEKPDTLELAMLQANKQALVFYKRCLLETNPQSAKARAYLQKRGINLEIIEKFSLGLSSDNWQDLYNFLKHNKCSDDLLKQVGLIGQAQSGRYYDKFRQRIMIPIFNNKGEVIAFGGRVLVDTDSPKYLNSQETKVFNKRKTLYALNVAQSEIKKQGFGLLVEGYMDAISMHTYGFNNTVASLGTAFSIEQARLLGRYARKVLFAYDNDVAGIQATIRAIDIARENFLQAKVVLLAPAKDPDEFLQKYGKQELEKRIENSVDAVVYQIEQTIKLNQNNNSLQEKVEILAKVLEFVKKCENSLEIDSYLQTIASGLLIDIAIVKSEYNKLVGKKESFSEPKFKNKQPLPKTLTAIDLAQRHIIKIILEDVSILDYVTAQLLPADFEQKVLGEIFMTAQILSMDNKLAIDSLLNKLSSEAQTQLLAILAEDIQFADAIKLVDDCIKQIKYSKLEQEYNRHSQLAVEYEKTGDERFINELQQVQEIRKKLQKFF; this is translated from the coding sequence ATGCAGGAGAATAAATTTAATGAAGTAGTTTTAGCAGTAAAAAGGCAAATTAGCATCGTAAATGTTATTGGCGGTTACATAGCTTTAAAAAAGAAAGGTAATAAATTTTGGGGTTGCTGTCCTTTTCACAATGAAAAAACAGCTTCTTTTACTGTATCGGAGGAGAAAGGTTTTTTTTATTGTTTTGGTTGTCATGCTGGTGGCGATGCAATTAGTTTTTTAATGCGTATTCGACAGTTAACTTTTGCTGAAGTTATTAAAGATTTGGCCGAGCAATTTAATATTCCCTTACCTCAAGAGATATCAGGTGTTCAACAGGAAAAACCCGATACGTTAGAACTGGCAATGCTGCAGGCCAATAAACAAGCCTTAGTTTTTTACAAAAGGTGTTTATTGGAAACAAACCCGCAAAGTGCTAAGGCCAGAGCCTATTTGCAAAAAAGAGGCATAAATCTAGAAATTATAGAAAAGTTTTCCTTGGGTCTTAGTAGTGATAATTGGCAAGATTTGTACAATTTTTTAAAGCACAATAAATGTTCAGATGATTTACTCAAACAAGTTGGACTAATTGGTCAAGCACAGAGTGGACGCTATTATGATAAATTTCGTCAAAGAATAATGATTCCTATCTTTAACAATAAGGGCGAGGTTATTGCGTTTGGCGGACGAGTTCTTGTAGACACTGATAGCCCTAAGTATTTAAATTCACAAGAAACTAAAGTCTTTAATAAAAGAAAGACTCTATATGCTTTGAATGTTGCTCAAAGCGAAATAAAAAAGCAAGGGTTCGGCTTGCTAGTTGAAGGTTACATGGATGCGATAAGCATGCATACTTATGGATTTAATAATACAGTAGCTAGCCTTGGTACTGCTTTTAGTATAGAACAAGCACGTTTGTTAGGGCGCTATGCACGCAAGGTTTTATTTGCCTATGATAATGATGTAGCTGGAATTCAAGCGACGATTCGGGCGATCGACATTGCGCGTGAAAATTTTTTACAAGCAAAAGTAGTGTTGCTTGCCCCGGCAAAAGATCCAGATGAATTTTTACAAAAGTATGGTAAACAAGAACTAGAAAAACGCATTGAAAATAGTGTGGATGCAGTTGTTTATCAAATAGAGCAAACTATTAAATTAAATCAGAACAATAATAGCTTACAAGAGAAAGTAGAAATTTTAGCTAAGGTTTTAGAGTTTGTCAAAAAATGTGAAAACTCACTAGAGATAGATAGCTATTTGCAAACTATTGCTAGTGGTTTATTAATTGATATAGCTATTGTGAAATCAGAATATAATAAATTAGTTGGTAAGAAAGAAAGCTTTAGTGAACCCAAATTTAAAAATAAACAACCGCTACCTAAGACTTTAACTGCAATTGATTTAGCGCAGCGGCATATTATAAAAATAATCTTAGAAGATGTCAGTATTTTAGATTATGTGACGGCACAATTATTGCCAGCCGACTTTGAACAAAAAGTTTTAGGTGAAATTTTTATGACGGCTCAGATTTTAAGTATGGACAATAAACTGGCTATTGATAGTTTATTAAATAAATTATCAAGTGAAGCCCAAACACAGTTATTGGCGATATTAGCAGAAGATATTCAATTTGCTGATGCCATTAAATTAGTTGACGACTGCATTAAGCAGATTAAATATAGCAAATTAGAGCAAGAATATAATCGGCACTCACAATTGGCAGTTGAATATGAAAAAACAGGGGATGAGAGGTTTATTAATGAATTGCAACAGGTACAAGAAATTAGAAAAAAGCTCCAAAAGTTCTTTTGA
- a CDS encoding LptA/OstA family protein — MLRKLLFVLTFFALLLSFQANPTVGAESNSDKPKPVIIAQEKNFNILTATYTLKGDVEITHKDRHIRADYAQYSLVKQEVVAQGNIEFSDASLMLKGDSLLAKINDKEIFLTGNVAFSEANLAINSSKGYFNWNTKIAIFEENVRIQEHGQEKQVEKATLNINSGELTL; from the coding sequence ATGTTAAGAAAACTCCTATTTGTACTAACGTTTTTCGCCCTGCTCCTTAGTTTTCAAGCAAATCCCACTGTTGGGGCAGAATCAAACTCTGATAAGCCCAAACCAGTAATCATAGCCCAAGAGAAAAATTTCAACATTTTAACAGCAACCTATACTCTTAAAGGCGATGTTGAAATAACTCACAAAGATCGCCATATTCGTGCCGACTATGCTCAATACTCTTTAGTAAAACAGGAGGTTGTTGCGCAAGGCAATATTGAATTTTCCGATGCTAGTTTAATGTTAAAGGGTGATTCTTTACTTGCCAAAATAAATGACAAAGAAATTTTTTTAACTGGCAATGTAGCCTTTTCCGAGGCAAACTTGGCAATAAATTCCAGTAAAGGCTATTTTAACTGGAATACCAAAATAGCCATCTTTGAGGAAAATGTGCGAATTCAAGAACATGGTCAAGAAAAGCAAGTGGAAAAGGCAACCTTGAATATTAATTCTGGTGAACTCACTCTTTAG